A genomic segment from Agrobacterium vitis encodes:
- a CDS encoding DinB family protein, producing MTIDPCRIFRKMARNNTLANARLLGACAQLQPGEFEAPRTSFFPSIKATLNHILTVDWFYVDALEGGTLGPAAFDNEEPFETVDALHKAQSAVDQRLLSLCDALTADALAKDVTVHRETRLQIERCDDLLFHLFHHQTHHRGQVHAMLAGTSVKPPQLDEFITATDFRDRADDMRKLGWTEADLGH from the coding sequence ATGACCATTGATCCCTGCCGTATCTTTCGCAAGATGGCCCGCAACAATACCTTGGCCAATGCGAGATTGCTGGGTGCCTGCGCGCAGCTTCAACCGGGTGAGTTTGAAGCGCCGCGCACCAGCTTCTTCCCCTCCATTAAGGCAACCCTCAATCACATTTTGACCGTCGATTGGTTCTATGTGGATGCCTTGGAAGGTGGCACGCTTGGTCCGGCGGCCTTTGACAATGAAGAGCCTTTTGAAACGGTCGACGCCTTGCACAAGGCCCAATCCGCTGTTGATCAGCGTCTTCTAAGTCTATGCGATGCCCTCACCGCTGACGCGCTTGCCAAAGACGTCACAGTACATCGCGAGACGAGGCTGCAAATTGAACGGTGTGACGATCTTCTCTTCCATCTGTTCCACCATCAAACCCATCATCGCGGTCAGGTCCATGCCATGCTGGCTGGAACCAGTGTCAAGCCGCCCCAGCTCGACGAGTTCATAACGGCAACGGATTTCCGCGACCGAGCCGATGATATGCGAAAGCTGGGTTGGACCGAAGCCGATCTCGGTCATTGA
- a CDS encoding NUDIX hydrolase — protein sequence MTVERHMIRLDKKPQLFTFRVAGVILQNDHLLVQRSVNESYWALPGGRAEIGESSEQTIIREMQEEIDRTVRVERLLFTTELFFSFDDYRAHELGFYYLLGMDVPLPFHLDDIVHRVMDGPTEVLFRWVPATAAGFAAFDIRPAFLGNYMGQLPERAEHLIVDEDSNDH from the coding sequence ATGACCGTTGAACGCCACATGATCCGGCTGGATAAAAAGCCGCAATTGTTTACCTTCCGGGTGGCGGGCGTGATCCTGCAAAACGATCATCTGCTGGTGCAAAGAAGCGTCAATGAAAGCTATTGGGCCTTGCCGGGAGGCCGGGCCGAAATTGGTGAAAGCAGCGAGCAGACGATTATCCGCGAAATGCAGGAGGAAATCGACCGCACTGTGCGCGTCGAGCGCCTGCTGTTCACGACTGAGCTTTTCTTTTCTTTTGATGATTACCGCGCCCACGAACTAGGGTTTTACTATCTCCTGGGCATGGATGTGCCCCTGCCCTTCCATCTCGATGATATTGTCCATCGCGTGATGGATGGTCCCACCGAGGTGCTCTTTCGCTGGGTGCCAGCAACGGCAGCGGGTTTTGCAGCTTTTGATATCCGGCCAGCCTTTCTGGGCAATTATATGGGGCAGTTGCCAGAGCGTGCAGAACACTTGATTGTGGATGAGGACAGCAATGACCATTGA
- the ybgC gene encoding tol-pal system-associated acyl-CoA thioesterase produces MTHEFSISGQLIEGGHRLVQRVYYEDTDFSGLVYHARYLHFLERGRTDYLRCLGCEQSELINADEEGLVFVVHRMELDFKSPARMDDILVIETVTEKAGGAKMVLRQTINSGDRRLIEAKVVIAVVNKFGRPRRLPETIAEKFLGFTPG; encoded by the coding sequence ATGACCCATGAATTTTCCATTTCCGGCCAGCTGATCGAAGGCGGCCATCGTCTCGTCCAGAGGGTCTATTATGAGGACACGGATTTTTCCGGTCTGGTCTATCACGCCCGCTATCTGCATTTCCTTGAGCGCGGACGCACCGATTATCTGCGCTGCCTGGGCTGCGAACAGAGCGAGTTGATCAATGCCGACGAGGAAGGGCTGGTTTTCGTTGTGCATCGCATGGAGCTGGATTTCAAAAGCCCGGCGCGAATGGATGATATCCTTGTTATCGAGACCGTCACCGAAAAGGCCGGAGGCGCCAAGATGGTGCTGCGGCAAACCATCAACAGTGGTGACCGCAGGTTGATTGAAGCAAAAGTGGTGATTGCCGTCGTTAACAAATTTGGACGCCCGCGCCGTCTCCCCGAGACGATTGCCGAGAAGTTCCTCGGCTTCACCCCTGGCTGA